One genomic region from Jilunia laotingensis encodes:
- a CDS encoding helix-turn-helix domain-containing protein: MKYQTSSLNEDQKQIIADAISNVMETTKEYCESDFSLEKLATLVNSNSKYVSQVINETYQKNFSNYINEYRIREARIRLMDIEHYGNYTIKAISESLGYKSHATFINVFRKITGITPSIYQKMAKEQS, translated from the coding sequence GTGAAATATCAAACCAGCAGTTTGAACGAGGACCAAAAACAAATCATCGCCGATGCCATATCAAACGTTATGGAAACCACGAAAGAATATTGCGAATCCGATTTCTCACTGGAAAAGCTGGCCACCCTTGTCAATTCGAACAGCAAATATGTTTCGCAAGTCATCAACGAAACATATCAGAAAAATTTCAGTAACTATATTAACGAATACCGTATTCGTGAAGCACGTATACGACTGATGGATATTGAACATTACGGAAACTATACGATAAAAGCAATTTCAGAAAGTTTAGGCTATAAGTCACACGCTACTTTTATTAATGTATTCCGGAAAATCACCGGAATCACTCCTTCCATTTACCAAAAGATGGCAAAAGAGCAGTCTTAA